Below is a genomic region from Pirellulales bacterium.
CCCAGCAATCGGGCCGCGGCGCTGCGCGTCAGCCCCGCGTCCAGCAGCTCGCAGAATTCTTCCTGCCTGAGCACCGTCAACTTGGCCGGCCGGCCACGTTTTGTCATGCCAGAATGCCTGCGAGAAACCTGCGACAGATGCGCCATGCGTCCGGGGCGCCGACAAAGTCCTGCCCTCGCCACGTTCCAGGGCCAGCACGCGCGTCCATCTTACCGGCCCGCCTGGCCTGATTTCGAGACACGGTTGCCGCGATTCCCTCGGTTTACGACTGACCGCGGCTCCGGCAACAATATCTTTCGGCCCGTTTATTCGTGCAACGATTTCTCAACACGCTTGCACGCTCGCACGTCGTTGCGGCGGATCTTGGGAGCTTGGGACATCGACGGCATTTTACTGCGCCAGGTTACTGCTTGCCTGGCACTGATAGAATGATAGCGCGTCTTCGGTGGTGGGGGCAGGTCACTTGTGACATGGAAGCTATTTCTAATACGCCGGTGGCCCGTGGTTCAGGTGCGTGTAAAATCAGGGAATGGTCAATAATCCGCCGCAGTTCACGATTGGCCGAATGCTGCATGCCACTACATGGTTAGCCTTGGCGGGAGCAATCGTCGCCTATGCGTTGCATTCCAACGTACAAGACCAAGTCACACCTTTGGCCGCAGGCGTTACCGCCGCCTCTATTGCGATCGGCGCGTTTGGCGGGCGCACGTGGTTCGCTGTACTCTTTGCGCCGGTAACATTTTTTCTTGCCATCTTTGCTTTAATGTTCACTGCGTACATGGGCTGATCTGGCGGCGGGTCGTAGAGCCAGTAGACATGCGACCCGTTGTTCCGATCATCGGCGTCAAGATTCAAGCGACGACCCAAGGAACCATCGGTTCCACTCACCAGGCGTCACCATGCTTGCAGGTGTTGGAACCAGCGGTAGCGGGTCTTGGGAACCTGGGGAATGGTAGACGTCAGTCAGACGGGCCATGCCACCAAATCAGAACAAATGGTTGACCTATCATCCCGGCAAGCCCAAAGGCAGCTAGCGCGAGTTTCTGCCAACCCGTAAACCAGAACGCTGCAATTAGGAAAGGCGTCCACGGCAGCAGGTAGAAAGTTATCACCGCAAGGATTAGGACGGCGCATCGAACTACGTCAGGCATCATGCCTCCGAACTAATACCAGCGGCGACGGGTGTGGGGGCCCTGGGGCATGCAAACTATTGCATCGCTCACCGGCATATCGAATTCAGGAACCAATTATTCGTTGGCTCACTGGAGCCACGGTGCTTGCGAGCGTTGGGGACCCGCGGCGGCGGGTCTTATGAGCTGGGATCATTGAAGCACCATTAGTGCTCATTTCGCACTTGATACGATCCGGGCCTTTAGCGTGCCTTCCCGCAACGACTGGCCCACCACGCTTACGATGCGCGCGGTAAGCTCGTCTACTTCTTCGGTCACGACTTCACCGCTCTCCGCCCTAAGCCCATTCTTGGGAAAGTCGAATGGTGGAATCGCTCCCTGTCGTACAACAACCGCGCTGTCCGCAGGTTCAATCACCAGCAATCGTCCGGCACTAAGGTCAAGGTCGACACCTGCAACATTTAGGGTTTCTTTGTCGCCGGCTCCCTTCGCTTGGTTATTGACGATGATGGAGTAAACGACTGGGCAGTCGTGATTGCCAAGTTTGAACGATTCCTTGATGTCACCTCGCTCATCGCGGACGCGCGTCTCGTACGAAATGCTGTCAGTATCATCCGAGTATTTGTGGATTACGTAACAAAAGAACGCAAACCGAGTCTCGCGCGCCGTTTGCAGGCAGGCGTAGCTCGTTCCTGGCGAGACGTTCTCCTCAAAAGCCGTGTCGAGAACAAGCCGGAGGGTCGAATTATTACCGCTGGTACTGGTTCGCGGAGGGAAGAAAGACCCACTTGCGCTGATACCGGAGGCGCGCTGCAGCTGAGCGCATGCACGGTTGCAATTCATGCCAACCACACCACAAATCACGATCATAATGAAAAGCACGCCCTGCATTCTTCGCGTGAGCACGCGGGAGTGTTTTAGCGCGTTCATTTCGATGAACTCCACTGGATGAGGAACATCTTCCCTAGCCCATATTCGAACCAGCGGCGGCGGGTGGATTGATCTGCCATGGCGCCATCATACCGCGCCGGAACATGGATGGCGTCGCGTGAAGTGGGCAGCGATCCACATCGCTGCTAAGAACCCTATCTTCACTTGCGCCGGCGGTAAAGAGCGTGGCTACGACGCCGATAAAAAGATCACCTGTCGCCTGCCCTGGTTGATAGCCGCTACCGGTATCACGGGCGTGAAGGGACTGCGTTCACGATGCCGCATTCAGCTCTTGTCGGCTACTGTTCACGGTTCACAGCGTTTTCAAATACTCGATCACGGCCTGCTTTTCGGCTTCGTTGAATTCTTCAGGGAATGTGTGCCCCTGCGAGCTCTTGCCGAACAGGCGGGTGTCGAAGTAGCGGCGCTTCTGCTTCGGATCGGTGGTTCCGGCGGGCAGGCCGTCCATGGTTGTCACTTCGAGTCCGACCTTGTCGGCGTCGTAGCCGTCTTCGCTGCGCTGCCAAACCACCGGCCGATTGTCGGCGTGAAATAAGTGCCATAGCGTCGGCACCGCGCCGTTGTGCAAGTAAGGGGCCGAAGCCCAGATGCCATCCAGCGGCGGGGCCACGTATCCGCCCGGATCGGGAATGACCTTTTTATCGTCGAGTTGGCCGAACCAGCTCAGCTCGTACCCAGCGCGCTGGATCGGCGACAGGGCATCCAGTCGCACGCGATCTGTGCCTACTTCGTCGATCGGCACGAGCTTGTTCGGATAGGTCCACTTCTCGCCATACGTGCCGTGGCAGCGGCTGCACGTCTGCTCGAATAGCACGCGTCCCTGGCTTGCCAGGTCTTGATTGACAGGCCAAGGGTATTTCGGCGGCTCCAGCGATTCGATCCAGGCGTACAGATCCTTGAAATCGTCTTCCCAGGCCTGGAACTTGGCGGCATCGTTCTGCGGCACCAACAAGAATTGCATCAGTGCCCTATGACTTTTTGGCGCGAAGCCATCTATGTACAGATACGTCTTCTTCTTGACGTTCCACCACGGCGGCGCATCCATATCGTGGTGGACAAACTCCGGAGCGGCGTCCGGCACGCGCATGTTCAGGTTTTCGTCGCGCAGAAAGCCCAGCGCGACGCCGAACATCACGGCGTTGGTCGTGCCATTGGAATTGCCCATGGGAAAGGGAGCCGTGGCTAGCTCGATGGCCGACAGCTTCCCCTGTTTGACCTTCAGCGAACGGACTTCATCGGTAAAAGTTTGCATCGCGAAGTGCGAATTGGGCAAGCCGGGAATCGCACGCCCCAAAACCTTGCCGCCATGACACGCCAGGCAGTTGATCGACCAGCCGCCGTGACCGGCGTCGACGTATTGCATCGGCACGGGGCCGGCATGATCGGGGGACGCAGTCAGCCCGTACCGCGAGAACGCCATGTGGCGGCGTTCTTCCACGGTTGCCTTGGCGGCCTGGCTGCGGAGTGGTTCTTCCCAGAGGCGCCACAGGTTGTCGAAGACTTCCTGATCGTGGGCGACCGGAATATAGGCCTTTGTCGTCAGGAACTGATAGCCGCGCTGCGCCGCGGTTTCGGCCGCGCTGTCGCTGGCATCGGCTGCCGCGGCCGGGCCGGGGCCTAGCAGGAAGATCGCCACCAAAGCTGGGCTAATTGCGGTCAGAAAAGCTGCCACCCGCCGCGTGGCAAGGCGACAAACTCGGGTCGTCGGCACGAGTGAAGCGCGCGGCATAAACTCCTCCGCACTACGGAATCGAACGAGAAATGTCAGGCCATCGCCCGCTTGGGCCCGAGTAAACCGATTCTACTAGGTTCGGTTCAAATAGCGAGATGAATTGCGCGCAAACTATTTTTGAGAGCCGCCCTGCATGGGTGGGGCTATCGGCCGCCTATTCGGTCGCGAGGCCTGCCGGTAGAGTGACGCACCAGTGCCGAGGCGATCGGCAACCGGTCGAAGATGCGCCAGCACAGCATTAATCGCGGCCGCCAAGTATTTTGGCTCCGCCACCGTGCTGGCCACTACGCGAGATTCACGATGACGTTCGACACTATCTTGTTGTGCCTTGCGGCCGCCGCTGCTGGCGCCATTAATGCGGTGGCCGGCGGTGGCACCTTGCTGACCTTTCCGGCGCTTTTCGCCGTGTTGGGCACGTCGGGCGAGGCTGCCCGGTTGGCCAACTGCACCAGCACCGTGGCCCTGTTGCCGGGGGCCTTTGCCGCCGCTTGGGGCTATCGCCGCGAGGTGGCGATGTCGCGGCAGTGGCTTGCATGGCTCACGATTCCGAGCCTGTTAGGGGGCATCCTCGGCTCGTTGCTATTGACCGAGCTATCGCCCGATATGTTCAAACAACTCGTGCCGTGGCTGATTCTGACCGCGGCGATGCTCTTTGCGCTGCAGCCGCAGGTGGCACGTTGGACGGGCATTGGTCAGGCTCACGGCGTTCCCAGCCGGGCGGCGATCGCGGGCATCGTGTTCTTTCAATTCCTGGTGGCGATATACGGCGGCTATTTTGGTGCCGGTATCGGCATTCTCATGTTGTCGGCCCTGGCCATGATGGGGCTGTCCGACATTCACGTGATGAATGGTCTGAAGACAGTGCTCAACGCGCTGATCAACGGCGTGTCGGTCGTGTGGTTCGTCTATCGCGGCGACGTTGATTGGCACTACGCCAGCATCATGGCCGTGGCGGCCATCGTGGGCGGTTACTGTGGCGCGAGCGTCTCGCGCCGCCTGGACAAGAACATGGTCCGCAAAGTGGTCGTCGTGATTGGTTTCGGACTAGCGGCCTGGGAGTTCTATCAGGTGACGCGGTAAGCAGTAATCAGTAATGGCGAATGGCACTAGGTTAAGGAGTTTTGTCCTTTGACCTTAAAGGGCAGCTATGCGTGGCGAGAGCCGCTTTCGCGCGAAATGCCGCTGAAACTTCGTCGATGTCCTGCCTAGACACGGATTCTCCGCACTCTCGGCAGCGATTCGTGGCCTCGAACTTGTTTCCCAAGCGTCTCACTGAAATCTGGTAGGACCGTCCGTTGTGGTCGTATGACTCGGACATCCATTTCTCCTCAAATTTAGCGATGCCTAGCTAAGAACGCGTCTTCAAATTGCCTGAAACAATAAAAAGCGTTACGACCCCGCCCTCTT
It encodes:
- a CDS encoding cytochrome c is translated as MPRASLVPTTRVCRLATRRVAAFLTAISPALVAIFLLGPGPAAAADASDSAAETAAQRGYQFLTTKAYIPVAHDQEVFDNLWRLWEEPLRSQAAKATVEERRHMAFSRYGLTASPDHAGPVPMQYVDAGHGGWSINCLACHGGKVLGRAIPGLPNSHFAMQTFTDEVRSLKVKQGKLSAIELATAPFPMGNSNGTTNAVMFGVALGFLRDENLNMRVPDAAPEFVHHDMDAPPWWNVKKKTYLYIDGFAPKSHRALMQFLLVPQNDAAKFQAWEDDFKDLYAWIESLEPPKYPWPVNQDLASQGRVLFEQTCSRCHGTYGEKWTYPNKLVPIDEVGTDRVRLDALSPIQRAGYELSWFGQLDDKKVIPDPGGYVAPPLDGIWASAPYLHNGAVPTLWHLFHADNRPVVWQRSEDGYDADKVGLEVTTMDGLPAGTTDPKQKRRYFDTRLFGKSSQGHTFPEEFNEAEKQAVIEYLKTL
- a CDS encoding sulfite exporter TauE/SafE family protein — encoded protein: MTFDTILLCLAAAAAGAINAVAGGGTLLTFPALFAVLGTSGEAARLANCTSTVALLPGAFAAAWGYRREVAMSRQWLAWLTIPSLLGGILGSLLLTELSPDMFKQLVPWLILTAAMLFALQPQVARWTGIGQAHGVPSRAAIAGIVFFQFLVAIYGGYFGAGIGILMLSALAMMGLSDIHVMNGLKTVLNALINGVSVVWFVYRGDVDWHYASIMAVAAIVGGYCGASVSRRLDKNMVRKVVVVIGFGLAAWEFYQVTR